From the genome of Biomphalaria glabrata chromosome 1, xgBioGlab47.1, whole genome shotgun sequence, one region includes:
- the LOC106076456 gene encoding uncharacterized protein LOC106076456 isoform X3: protein MAMFEICQLTVNKDIKRNLHLEEEVTYLGFKIVGFTPLKIEINELTGDIFQKLTTALKKYSQSDSEQFELVNRNFDNLTIKDDTDHAQNDAIAHLDISDASKKVHLETCKNKLEITKLIFLEDSHNRPLSTENIEVTFHDQNDVTKKHERAQITQELNNTDRETVSDKELAAFEKTFEEKELEAVADSSPIVKDFEDRKLESIAVTSPDVKDIEEQKEKCVSVSKFTEIRLKNEKEFLDSHKANETELSKPIENKNSKDIQLENQSNQIESKDSSESDSLLEEPIFGVDNEVNFNEKTTENSHLIKKSEVINEEAVILTGEKENCAQNKHVVNKSNVVNFLAHQNVSVTLPKLKEEPKHHFRNSGNLNTSEKLKTTLHNKTGHKMNADNCEKTEGIDHKQHKISEETLDTLRNFKSVLFDDVSANDAHEWKKLLEERYQEIKVIYDKNTANFQIMGSRNNVLPARALILKLRGNKDTDKIYTNKNKDTDMMYTNKSKEEQQTLSLNSNKDKRKDCSSDVGLLKIDKDTELRGAKFSTSSFEREKEKHFASPVQPNYQNSNKDKRKDCSSDVGLLKIDKYDEISGAKSSTSSFEREKGKHFASTLQPQYQESLISHEALGFEMYKESRSRNIKKDQKGNIFVGKSDLKVRISKANITKLNVDMIVNAANIKLSPIGGVALAISKEAGHELVKDCEEFIKKNGSLRVTDVFVSKGGRLKAKYVMHAVGPNWDYYEDKRNCLKDLRQTVLRCLIEASLRNMRTVALPSISAAKSKVPAKLCAETYMAAVKSFDCIRQKLSLLSLQEVWFVDVNEELVYTIQDEFLNHWEINSDRYLVKEDLLFSYQHLDRPEYKDQYSSQNFIRAKKHSLSTFSASGSKPKESKGLASSSGTTKEKQKTFEFKHLKITVSVSPALASSDEIVIVFGDPFDKLSGLSDFKCKKCLQELKGSDQFKSKGFKSFVSHMHGKNSKKIYCLKLDTLIKEGFIKAFEYLASIDISLLSSTKTREFSVVITSNIFFCEPHHLDFKTVSTFAEVFHKFLPDLSQNKTLKFIRMAVNEDTFSSIKKVFDSKVDLFRTNHAHVLETRQRVYSPNHKTSHSLTDDSQPCDDRTTARAYNTGSRSSSRKPHLGNSVTTASSQFETQGGTPANVETDCPLCYDGKPSSLLHCCNIMICDSCFNKVQFCPYCRTVFKILTGNQPDGEMHVNYFKHKHAAGYEYCGVWEIQYYFKSGTQKENHPNPGKWYSSISRTAYLPDTSEGFDVLLLLKLSFMRRLTFTIGLSLTMNLEDKITWNDIHHKTSLDGGSYGYPDPNYLKRVLQELEGKGVTYESETPEEKLKLDHFKYELISKKMYLTYPEH from the exons ATGGCAATG tTTGAAATTTGCCAGTTGActgtaaataaagatattaaGAGAAATCTACATCTTGAAGAAGAAGTTACTTACTTAGGATTCAAAATAGTTGGCTTTACCcctttaaaaattgaaattaatgAACTGACAGGAgatatttttcaaaaacttaCCACAGCTCTCAAGAAATACTCACAATCTGATAGTGAGCAATTTGAATTAGTTAATAGGAATTTTGACAATCTTACCATCAAAGATGATACAGATCATGCTCAAAATGATGCTATTGCTCATTTAGATATTAGTGATGCATCAAAGAAGGTACATTTAGAAACTTGCAAGAATAaattagaaattacaaaattaatttttttggaaGATTCACACAACAGACCTTTAAGTACAGAAAATATAGAAGTTACTTTTCATGATCAAAATGATGTGACAAAAAAACATGAAAGAGCGCAAATCACTCAAGAATTGAACAATACTGATAGAGAAACAGTTTCTGACAAGGAACTTGCTGCCTTTGAAAAAACATTTGAAGAGAAGGAATTAGAAGCCGTTGCTGATTCAAGCCCTATTGTAAAAGATTTTGAAGATAGGAAATTAGAATCCATTGCTGTCACCAGCCCAGATGTAAAAGATATTGAAGAGCAGAAAGAAAAATGTGTATCTGTTTCCAAGTTTACTGAAATAAgattgaaaaatgaaaaagaatttCTAGATTCTCATAAGGCAAATGAAACAGAATTATCCAAACCAATAGAGAATAAAAACAGTAAAGATATTCAACTTGAAAATCAAAGTAATCAGATAGAATCAAAAGATAGCAGTGAAAGTGATAGTTTATTGGAAGAGCCTATTTTTGGAGTAGATAATGAAgtaaattttaatgaaaaaacaacagaaaattcacatttgataaaaaaatcaGAAGTAATTAATGAAGAAGCTGTCATTCTAACAggtgaaaaagaaaattgtgctcaaaacaaacatgttgTTAATAAATCCAATGTTGTCAACTTTTTAGCCCATCAGAACGTATCTGTAACTCTGCCAAAGTTAAAGGAAGAACCTAAGCATCATTTTAGGAATTCAGGAAATTTAAATACATCAGAGAAACTCAAAACAACTTTACATAATAAGACTGGTCATAAAATGAATGCTGATAACTGTGAAAAAACAGAGGGTATTGACCATAAGCAACATAAGATATCAGAAGAAACTCTGGATACTTTAAGAAACTtcaaatcagttttatttgaTGATGTAAGTGCAAATGATGCCCATGAGTGGAAGAAATTATTAGAAGAAAGATACCAAGAAATAAAAGTCATATATGACAAGAACACTGCAAATTTTCAAATTATGGGATCAAGGAATAATGTACTTCCAGCAAGAGCTTTAATCTTGAAATTGAGAGGAAATAAAGATACAGATAagatatatacaaataaaaataaagatacaGATATGATGTATACAAATAAAAGTAAGGAAGAACAACAAACACTGTCTTTGAACTCAAATAAGGATAAAAGAAAGGATTGTTCCAGTGACGTAggacttttaaaaatagataaagatacTGAGTTGAGGGGCGCAAAATTCTCAACCTCAAGttttgaaagagagaaagaaaaacactTTGCATCCCCAGTGCAACCTAATTATCAAAACTCAAATAAGGATAAAAGAAAAGATTGTTCCAGTGACGTAggacttttaaaaatagataagtATGATGAGATAAGCGGCGCCAAATCTTCTACCTCAAGttttgaaagagagaaaggaaaacACTTTGCATCCACACTGCAACCTCAGTATCAAGAGTCTTTGATCAGTCATGAGGCTTTAGGATTTGAAATGTATAAGGAATCAAGAAgtagaaatattaaaaaagaccagaaaggaaatatttttgttggaaAAAGTGATTTGAAAGTACGCATTTCTAAGGcaaatatcacaaaacttaatgTTGACATGATAGTAAATGCAGCAAACATTAAACTGAGTCCTATAGGAGGAGTAGCATTGGCCATATCAAAAGAAGCAGGTCATGAATTAGTAAAAGACTGTGAGGAATTCATAAAGAAAAATGGATCCCTTAGAGTTACtgatgtttttgtttcaaaaggtGGAAGATTGAAAGCTAAATATGTTATGCATGCAGTTGGACCGAATTGGGATTACTATGAAGATAAAAGAAATTGCTTGAAAGATCTTAGGCAGACAGTACTCAGGTGTCTGATTGAGGCTTCTCTGCGAAACATGAGAACTGTAGCTTTACCGTCTATAAGTGCTG CGAAATCTAAAGTTCCAGCTAAACTATGTGCTGAAACTTACATGGCAGCAGTAAAAAGTTTTGATTGCATAAGACAGAAGTTATCTCTTTTATCCCTTCAAGAAGTTTGGTTTGTTGATGTCAATGAAGAGTTAGTATACACTATTCAAGATGAATTCTTAAATCATTGGGAAATTAATAGTGATAGATATCTAGTTAAAGAAGATTTACTATTTTCTTACCAACATCTGGACAGACCAGAATATAAAGATCAATATTCTTCTCAGAACTTTATTAGAGCAAAGAAACATTCTTTATCAACTTTTAGTGCTTCTGGAAGTAAACCTAAAGAAAGTAAAGGTTTGGCTTCATCAAGTGGCacaactaaagaaaaacaaaaaacttttgaatttaaacaCTTAAAGATCACAGTTTCAGTTAGCCCAGCCCTGGCTTCTTCAGATGAGATTGTCATTGTTTTTGGTGACCCATTTGATAAACTTAGTGGATTATCAGATTTCAAGtgtaaaaaatgtcttcaagaGCTCAAAGGTTCTGATCAGTTCAAATCAAAAGGCTTTAAATCATTTGTATCTCATATGCATggaaaaaattctaaaaaaatatactgtCTGAAATTAGATACATTGATCAAAGAAGGatttattaaagcttttgaaTATTTAGCTTCTATTGACATATCACTTTTAAGCAGCACTAAAACAAGAGAATTTTCAGTTGTTATTACAAGCAACATATTTTTCTGTG AACCTCATCATCTTGACTTCAAAACTGTCAGTACCTTTGCAGAAGTTTTCCACAAATTCTTACCTGACTTgtcacaaaacaaaactttgaaATTTATAAGAATGGCTGTAAATGAAGATACTTTTTCTTCCATCAAAAAAGTCTTTGATTCAAAAGTAGACTTGTTCAGGACTAATCATG CCCATGTTTTGGAGACCAGGCAAAGAGTTTACTCCCCTAATCATAAAACTTCACATAGTCTAACTGATGATTCACAGCCTTGTGATGATAGAACCACTGCAAGAGCTTACAATACAGGCAGCAGATCATCTTCTAGAAAACCACATTTGGGCAATTCTGTAACAACTGCTAGTTCACAGTTTGAAACACaag gtggaACTCCAGCTAATGTTGAAACAGACTGTCCTTTATGTTATGATGGAAAACCAAGCTCTTTATTACATTGCTGTAACATAATGATATGTGATAGTTGTTTCAACAAAGTTCAGTTTTGCCCTTATTGTCgaacagtttttaaaatcttaacagGAAATCAACCTGATGGAGAAATGCATGTCAATTATTTCAAACACAAACATGCAGCAGGTTATGAATATTGTGGTGTGTGGGAAATTCAGTACTATTTCAAGAGTGGCACTcagaag gaaaaTCATCCCAATCCTGGAAAATGGTATTCTTCTATATCAAGAACTGCCTATTTGCCAGACACTTCTGAAGGTTTTGATGTTCTTCTACTGTTAAAACTTTCATTTATGAGGCGGCTCACATTTACCATTGGCCTGTCACTGACAATGAATTTGGAGGACAAAATAACCTGGAATGACATCCACCATAAAACAAGTCTTGATGGGGGAAG
- the LOC106076456 gene encoding uncharacterized protein LOC106076456 isoform X1, with protein MGLSSGRKTYNTENGHLLYHRSKSHLNLRYLWMVVSLQNRAPQEEVCEMNHSRSTTEGGQQMPDNLILNNFEICQLTVNKDIKRNLHLEEEVTYLGFKIVGFTPLKIEINELTGDIFQKLTTALKKYSQSDSEQFELVNRNFDNLTIKDDTDHAQNDAIAHLDISDASKKVHLETCKNKLEITKLIFLEDSHNRPLSTENIEVTFHDQNDVTKKHERAQITQELNNTDRETVSDKELAAFEKTFEEKELEAVADSSPIVKDFEDRKLESIAVTSPDVKDIEEQKEKCVSVSKFTEIRLKNEKEFLDSHKANETELSKPIENKNSKDIQLENQSNQIESKDSSESDSLLEEPIFGVDNEVNFNEKTTENSHLIKKSEVINEEAVILTGEKENCAQNKHVVNKSNVVNFLAHQNVSVTLPKLKEEPKHHFRNSGNLNTSEKLKTTLHNKTGHKMNADNCEKTEGIDHKQHKISEETLDTLRNFKSVLFDDVSANDAHEWKKLLEERYQEIKVIYDKNTANFQIMGSRNNVLPARALILKLRGNKDTDKIYTNKNKDTDMMYTNKSKEEQQTLSLNSNKDKRKDCSSDVGLLKIDKDTELRGAKFSTSSFEREKEKHFASPVQPNYQNSNKDKRKDCSSDVGLLKIDKYDEISGAKSSTSSFEREKGKHFASTLQPQYQESLISHEALGFEMYKESRSRNIKKDQKGNIFVGKSDLKVRISKANITKLNVDMIVNAANIKLSPIGGVALAISKEAGHELVKDCEEFIKKNGSLRVTDVFVSKGGRLKAKYVMHAVGPNWDYYEDKRNCLKDLRQTVLRCLIEASLRNMRTVALPSISAAKSKVPAKLCAETYMAAVKSFDCIRQKLSLLSLQEVWFVDVNEELVYTIQDEFLNHWEINSDRYLVKEDLLFSYQHLDRPEYKDQYSSQNFIRAKKHSLSTFSASGSKPKESKGLASSSGTTKEKQKTFEFKHLKITVSVSPALASSDEIVIVFGDPFDKLSGLSDFKCKKCLQELKGSDQFKSKGFKSFVSHMHGKNSKKIYCLKLDTLIKEGFIKAFEYLASIDISLLSSTKTREFSVVITSNIFFCEPHHLDFKTVSTFAEVFHKFLPDLSQNKTLKFIRMAVNEDTFSSIKKVFDSKVDLFRTNHAHVLETRQRVYSPNHKTSHSLTDDSQPCDDRTTARAYNTGSRSSSRKPHLGNSVTTASSQFETQGGTPANVETDCPLCYDGKPSSLLHCCNIMICDSCFNKVQFCPYCRTVFKILTGNQPDGEMHVNYFKHKHAAGYEYCGVWEIQYYFKSGTQKENHPNPGKWYSSISRTAYLPDTSEGFDVLLLLKLSFMRRLTFTIGLSLTMNLEDKITWNDIHHKTSLDGGSYGYPDPNYLKRVLQELEGKGVTYESETPEEKLKLDHFKYELISKKMYLTYPEH; from the exons atgggtctcagctcaggcagaaaaacgtacaatacaGAAAATGGCCatctcctctaccaccgaagcaaaagccaccttaacctgcgatactTGTGGATGgtagtgtctctccaaaatagggctccacaagaAGAAGTGtgtgagatgaaccatagtcgttctacgactgaaggaggccaacaaatGCCGGATAACTTAATCCTAAATaat tTTGAAATTTGCCAGTTGActgtaaataaagatattaaGAGAAATCTACATCTTGAAGAAGAAGTTACTTACTTAGGATTCAAAATAGTTGGCTTTACCcctttaaaaattgaaattaatgAACTGACAGGAgatatttttcaaaaacttaCCACAGCTCTCAAGAAATACTCACAATCTGATAGTGAGCAATTTGAATTAGTTAATAGGAATTTTGACAATCTTACCATCAAAGATGATACAGATCATGCTCAAAATGATGCTATTGCTCATTTAGATATTAGTGATGCATCAAAGAAGGTACATTTAGAAACTTGCAAGAATAaattagaaattacaaaattaatttttttggaaGATTCACACAACAGACCTTTAAGTACAGAAAATATAGAAGTTACTTTTCATGATCAAAATGATGTGACAAAAAAACATGAAAGAGCGCAAATCACTCAAGAATTGAACAATACTGATAGAGAAACAGTTTCTGACAAGGAACTTGCTGCCTTTGAAAAAACATTTGAAGAGAAGGAATTAGAAGCCGTTGCTGATTCAAGCCCTATTGTAAAAGATTTTGAAGATAGGAAATTAGAATCCATTGCTGTCACCAGCCCAGATGTAAAAGATATTGAAGAGCAGAAAGAAAAATGTGTATCTGTTTCCAAGTTTACTGAAATAAgattgaaaaatgaaaaagaatttCTAGATTCTCATAAGGCAAATGAAACAGAATTATCCAAACCAATAGAGAATAAAAACAGTAAAGATATTCAACTTGAAAATCAAAGTAATCAGATAGAATCAAAAGATAGCAGTGAAAGTGATAGTTTATTGGAAGAGCCTATTTTTGGAGTAGATAATGAAgtaaattttaatgaaaaaacaacagaaaattcacatttgataaaaaaatcaGAAGTAATTAATGAAGAAGCTGTCATTCTAACAggtgaaaaagaaaattgtgctcaaaacaaacatgttgTTAATAAATCCAATGTTGTCAACTTTTTAGCCCATCAGAACGTATCTGTAACTCTGCCAAAGTTAAAGGAAGAACCTAAGCATCATTTTAGGAATTCAGGAAATTTAAATACATCAGAGAAACTCAAAACAACTTTACATAATAAGACTGGTCATAAAATGAATGCTGATAACTGTGAAAAAACAGAGGGTATTGACCATAAGCAACATAAGATATCAGAAGAAACTCTGGATACTTTAAGAAACTtcaaatcagttttatttgaTGATGTAAGTGCAAATGATGCCCATGAGTGGAAGAAATTATTAGAAGAAAGATACCAAGAAATAAAAGTCATATATGACAAGAACACTGCAAATTTTCAAATTATGGGATCAAGGAATAATGTACTTCCAGCAAGAGCTTTAATCTTGAAATTGAGAGGAAATAAAGATACAGATAagatatatacaaataaaaataaagatacaGATATGATGTATACAAATAAAAGTAAGGAAGAACAACAAACACTGTCTTTGAACTCAAATAAGGATAAAAGAAAGGATTGTTCCAGTGACGTAggacttttaaaaatagataaagatacTGAGTTGAGGGGCGCAAAATTCTCAACCTCAAGttttgaaagagagaaagaaaaacactTTGCATCCCCAGTGCAACCTAATTATCAAAACTCAAATAAGGATAAAAGAAAAGATTGTTCCAGTGACGTAggacttttaaaaatagataagtATGATGAGATAAGCGGCGCCAAATCTTCTACCTCAAGttttgaaagagagaaaggaaaacACTTTGCATCCACACTGCAACCTCAGTATCAAGAGTCTTTGATCAGTCATGAGGCTTTAGGATTTGAAATGTATAAGGAATCAAGAAgtagaaatattaaaaaagaccagaaaggaaatatttttgttggaaAAAGTGATTTGAAAGTACGCATTTCTAAGGcaaatatcacaaaacttaatgTTGACATGATAGTAAATGCAGCAAACATTAAACTGAGTCCTATAGGAGGAGTAGCATTGGCCATATCAAAAGAAGCAGGTCATGAATTAGTAAAAGACTGTGAGGAATTCATAAAGAAAAATGGATCCCTTAGAGTTACtgatgtttttgtttcaaaaggtGGAAGATTGAAAGCTAAATATGTTATGCATGCAGTTGGACCGAATTGGGATTACTATGAAGATAAAAGAAATTGCTTGAAAGATCTTAGGCAGACAGTACTCAGGTGTCTGATTGAGGCTTCTCTGCGAAACATGAGAACTGTAGCTTTACCGTCTATAAGTGCTG CGAAATCTAAAGTTCCAGCTAAACTATGTGCTGAAACTTACATGGCAGCAGTAAAAAGTTTTGATTGCATAAGACAGAAGTTATCTCTTTTATCCCTTCAAGAAGTTTGGTTTGTTGATGTCAATGAAGAGTTAGTATACACTATTCAAGATGAATTCTTAAATCATTGGGAAATTAATAGTGATAGATATCTAGTTAAAGAAGATTTACTATTTTCTTACCAACATCTGGACAGACCAGAATATAAAGATCAATATTCTTCTCAGAACTTTATTAGAGCAAAGAAACATTCTTTATCAACTTTTAGTGCTTCTGGAAGTAAACCTAAAGAAAGTAAAGGTTTGGCTTCATCAAGTGGCacaactaaagaaaaacaaaaaacttttgaatttaaacaCTTAAAGATCACAGTTTCAGTTAGCCCAGCCCTGGCTTCTTCAGATGAGATTGTCATTGTTTTTGGTGACCCATTTGATAAACTTAGTGGATTATCAGATTTCAAGtgtaaaaaatgtcttcaagaGCTCAAAGGTTCTGATCAGTTCAAATCAAAAGGCTTTAAATCATTTGTATCTCATATGCATggaaaaaattctaaaaaaatatactgtCTGAAATTAGATACATTGATCAAAGAAGGatttattaaagcttttgaaTATTTAGCTTCTATTGACATATCACTTTTAAGCAGCACTAAAACAAGAGAATTTTCAGTTGTTATTACAAGCAACATATTTTTCTGTG AACCTCATCATCTTGACTTCAAAACTGTCAGTACCTTTGCAGAAGTTTTCCACAAATTCTTACCTGACTTgtcacaaaacaaaactttgaaATTTATAAGAATGGCTGTAAATGAAGATACTTTTTCTTCCATCAAAAAAGTCTTTGATTCAAAAGTAGACTTGTTCAGGACTAATCATG CCCATGTTTTGGAGACCAGGCAAAGAGTTTACTCCCCTAATCATAAAACTTCACATAGTCTAACTGATGATTCACAGCCTTGTGATGATAGAACCACTGCAAGAGCTTACAATACAGGCAGCAGATCATCTTCTAGAAAACCACATTTGGGCAATTCTGTAACAACTGCTAGTTCACAGTTTGAAACACaag gtggaACTCCAGCTAATGTTGAAACAGACTGTCCTTTATGTTATGATGGAAAACCAAGCTCTTTATTACATTGCTGTAACATAATGATATGTGATAGTTGTTTCAACAAAGTTCAGTTTTGCCCTTATTGTCgaacagtttttaaaatcttaacagGAAATCAACCTGATGGAGAAATGCATGTCAATTATTTCAAACACAAACATGCAGCAGGTTATGAATATTGTGGTGTGTGGGAAATTCAGTACTATTTCAAGAGTGGCACTcagaag gaaaaTCATCCCAATCCTGGAAAATGGTATTCTTCTATATCAAGAACTGCCTATTTGCCAGACACTTCTGAAGGTTTTGATGTTCTTCTACTGTTAAAACTTTCATTTATGAGGCGGCTCACATTTACCATTGGCCTGTCACTGACAATGAATTTGGAGGACAAAATAACCTGGAATGACATCCACCATAAAACAAGTCTTGATGGGGGAAG